GCGCGTAGGTCTCGAGAAACCGGGTCAACCCGCTCTGGCTGAAGCTGAGCTCCCTGACGAAGACGAGGACGCTCAGACTTATCAGGCCGACGTTGACCACCGGGAAGCTCCGCGACCTGGCGCTGTCTCGGAGGGGGATCACGACATCACCGCCGGGCGCCCGCTTGGGCAATTCCTCCAAAACCGCTTTCCAATTATTATTCCTGACCGCCTCCATTGTCAAGCCCCTTCCGGGCAAGGCCGTCGAGGTCCGGGCGCGCTTCCGCCGGCACGTCCCGGCGGGGGAAAAATCGCGCCCCCGGCCGCCACGGGCCGGGGGCGTCTTCTGTCTTGAGGCCGGTCCGCGAACGGCCGGCGGCAAGGGAGCATAGCCCTCTCAGATGTTCGGCTGGTTCTGATACATGGGGGTCGAAAGGTACCGCGTCCCCGTGTCGGGCAGGACGACGACGATCAGCTTGCCGGCATTCTCGGCCCGCCTGGCGACGGTCAGCGCGGCGTGGACGGCGGCCCCGGAGGAGATCCCCGCCAGCAGCCCTTCTTCACTGGCGAGGCGGCGACCCGTGGCCATCGCCTCGTCATCGCCGACGGTGATGACCTCATCGACGACGCCGCGGTCCAGGACCCGCGGGACGAAGCCGGCCCCGATGCCCTGGATCTTGTGGGGTCCCGGGGTGCCCCCGGAGAGCACCGGCGAAGCGGCCGGCTCCACCGCAACCATTCTGACGCTCGGCTTGCGCCCCTTGAGCGCCGCGCCGACGCCGGTGATCGTCCCGCCCGTCCCGACGCCGCTGACCACCACGTCCACCCGTCCCTCGGTGTCGGCCCAGATCTCCTCGGCCGTGGTCAGGCGATGGACCTCCGGGTTGGCCGGATTCTCGAACTGTTGGGGCATGAAGTAACGACCGTCTTCCGCGGCCAGGGCGGTCGCCTTAGCCACGGCGCCGCGCATCCCCTCGCTCCCCGGGGTGAGGACTAAGTCCGCCCCCAGGGCTTGGAAGAGCTGACGCCTTTCGACGCTCATCGTCTCCGGCATCACCAGCAGGCAGCGGTAGCCCTTGACGGCGGCGACCATGGCCAGACCCACGCCGGTGTTGCCGCTGGTCGGCTCGACGATGACACTGTCCGGCTTCAGCCGCCCGGTCCGCTCGGCCTCCTCGATCATGCTCAGCCCGATCCGGTCCTTGACGCTGCCGCCGGGGTTGAAGAACTCCAGTTTGGCGGCCACTGTCGCCAAACAACCCTCGGTCACCCG
This genomic window from Bacillota bacterium contains:
- the cysK gene encoding cysteine synthase A, whose product is MGIARDVNALIGRTPLVRLNRVTEGCLATVAAKLEFFNPGGSVKDRIGLSMIEEAERTGRLKPDSVIVEPTSGNTGVGLAMVAAVKGYRCLLVMPETMSVERRQLFQALGADLVLTPGSEGMRGAVAKATALAAEDGRYFMPQQFENPANPEVHRLTTAEEIWADTEGRVDVVVSGVGTGGTITGVGAALKGRKPSVRMVAVEPAASPVLSGGTPGPHKIQGIGAGFVPRVLDRGVVDEVITVGDDEAMATGRRLASEEGLLAGISSGAAVHAALTVARRAENAGKLIVVVLPDTGTRYLSTPMYQNQPNI